Proteins found in one bacterium genomic segment:
- a CDS encoding MFS transporter produces the protein MHFDRSHLTQPGFRTRRAQNWVSLGLLYAAYYMCRYNITIANPILRETFGWSKEQLGMILTAGFWVYAASVFLNGPIADRIGGRKAILFGGTFVILFTLLFGLAPGFFGVPNELRQLGTQYEPLKAQVWNQPTVIMKRGAIYKGNASEHVGAEDSLALLASGVKSAEIKDYFRVPTTVLKATPLNSFERIQEFHKLLPKDLQSADPARVAMLEAFGKSATFLLSIFIALWIFNCYFQSFGALSIVKVNAAWFHVRERGVFGGIFGIMIQAGRLGIMTLGGIIVTMMAWEYVFFIPAIVLLVILIVGKFAIADAPDRAGYAYLDPGDGSDQEKDVKVDYKYIAKKVFTSRVMLVIALAEFCTGFVRHGIDQWFPSFMREVHHVAFTSAAFMLTAVGMPIGAILGGLLAGTMSDKVFGSRRPPVAALFFFGQALALLGLHFSQSWGPIASIWMFMLVSMCIQGTHSLLSGVASMDFGGKKAAASAAGFFDGMQYLAGGIVGFGLGWFLDTFGWANWTWGIIGFSLLGGILMLTLWNARPAGQLSLDFAKKKAAVVEE, from the coding sequence ATGCACTTCGACCGTTCCCACCTGACTCAACCCGGTTTCCGCACGCGGCGCGCTCAGAACTGGGTCTCCCTCGGCCTCCTGTATGCGGCCTATTATATGTGCCGCTACAATATTACCATTGCCAATCCCATCCTGCGGGAGACCTTCGGCTGGTCGAAAGAACAGCTCGGAATGATCCTCACGGCGGGTTTCTGGGTGTATGCCGCCTCGGTGTTTCTGAACGGTCCGATTGCCGACCGCATCGGCGGACGCAAGGCGATTCTGTTCGGCGGGACGTTCGTCATTCTGTTTACGCTGCTGTTTGGTTTGGCACCCGGCTTCTTTGGTGTGCCCAATGAACTGCGGCAGCTCGGCACGCAGTATGAACCGCTGAAGGCACAGGTGTGGAATCAGCCCACCGTGATCATGAAGCGCGGCGCAATTTACAAAGGGAACGCGAGCGAGCATGTGGGGGCGGAGGATTCGCTGGCGCTGCTGGCCTCGGGCGTGAAGAGCGCGGAGATCAAAGACTATTTCCGCGTGCCGACCACTGTTTTGAAGGCCACGCCGCTGAATTCCTTTGAGCGCATTCAGGAATTCCATAAACTGCTGCCCAAGGATTTGCAGAGCGCCGATCCCGCGCGGGTGGCCATGCTGGAAGCCTTCGGAAAATCGGCGACGTTTCTGCTGTCGATCTTTATTGCGCTGTGGATTTTCAACTGCTATTTTCAGTCCTTCGGCGCGCTGTCGATTGTCAAGGTTAATGCGGCCTGGTTTCATGTGCGGGAGCGGGGAGTGTTCGGCGGAATTTTCGGAATCATGATTCAGGCGGGGCGGCTGGGAATCATGACGCTGGGCGGGATCATTGTCACCATGATGGCCTGGGAATATGTGTTTTTTATTCCGGCGATTGTGCTGCTGGTGATTCTGATTGTGGGCAAGTTTGCCATTGCCGATGCGCCGGACCGCGCGGGCTATGCCTACCTTGATCCGGGAGACGGCAGCGATCAGGAGAAGGACGTCAAGGTCGATTACAAATACATCGCCAAGAAGGTGTTCACCAGCCGGGTGATGCTGGTGATTGCGCTGGCGGAATTCTGCACGGGCTTTGTGCGGCACGGCATCGACCAGTGGTTTCCGAGCTTTATGCGGGAAGTGCACCATGTGGCCTTCACCTCAGCGGCCTTTATGCTGACGGCGGTGGGCATGCCCATCGGCGCGATTTTAGGCGGACTTTTAGCGGGAACGATGTCCGACAAGGTATTCGGTTCACGGCGCCCTCCGGTGGCGGCGCTGTTCTTCTTTGGGCAGGCTCTGGCGCTGCTGGGATTGCATTTCAGCCAGAGTTGGGGGCCGATTGCTTCGATCTGGATGTTTATGCTGGTGTCGATGTGTATTCAGGGCACGCACAGTCTGCTTTCGGGTGTGGCCTCGATGGACTTCGGCGGCAAAAAAGCGGCAGCCTCGGCGGCGGGATTTTTCGACGGCATGCAGTATCTGGCGGGCGGCATTGTGGGCTTTGGGCTTGGCTGG